The Fusarium fujikuroi IMI 58289 draft genome, chromosome FFUJ_chr05 DNA segment TGGCGAGGACGAACATGGAATTTTTTCACGCGTGACagtgaaaaaaaaaaaggagcGAACGAGAGGGGACTGTTTAGGCGCCAGCGGCTGACGGAACTCTTACACGACACGACATACTCATGCAAAGTTTTTTCCCCCTCTCAACTGTAATTTTCATGCATGCAGTGGGTGGTTTTAAAAAAGGCTCAACTTATTCATTGTATCGATGGGGTGATGGTTTGTATGGATGCATACATCATAAGTAGCCAGTGACGTGAGGTCATTGTATCACCTCGAGTTATTTCATACAAAGCGTGGCTGTCAGTGGCGGTCCCATTCCTATGGGAGCAGGGGTTAACTAGCAGAAGAGCAGCCCAGATTGATGATGTAGGGACAGGAACAGTTCAGTATATTCGCCCCTGCCTTGGACTAGAATGGTGCTAGGACCAAAGTAGTTGAGCTCTTTGCCTTTCAGATGGGATGGAGGAGCGAGATATCACGGTTGAAAACACCTTGATTGGCACATGCTGGTTGATATCAAGCTGGACTGTACCTAAGGTCCCCCTAAGATAGGTACTAATTATGCCTCGAGGAGCACAAGATTCAGCAATACGCAAGGCGGATATCCGTAGATGGATGCTACACTTGATAGTTCCCCGAGAGAATGCATAAATCCATATTAATCCAGGACATGCGATACCCCGGCCTCATCTGATTTTCAAAGCCCGCGCCTCAGGTCGAGCCCAGCTAAAAACATCCACCACCTCAGGGAAAGGTGCCGACCGAGGGTGCAACTGTTAGGCAGCCGCTCACCTGGAGAGCTCCAAATTTGGTGATCACCACCACTGAAGCCTAGTGATAGTAGAGCTAGCTACAGCACTAGCCCCCCCGCCATAGGTGCGACCTCCCGCCCGACATCACCTCACCTAACCTCAACTCAACAATCCACACATCCAGATCCATCTCTCGCACGTCGAAATCTCCCTCTTCCGCATCAACAGAAAGTGTGAATCCACCTTTGACCACGCTCCCGGCGCCGGCATCGTAGTCAACCCcattcatcttctttttctaccttttgcttttgctatagtttcttctcctcatacTACTCATACTCATACTCGTATCTCTTGTTCTTAACAAATAACTAAAATTCTCTTGTCGAGCGAGATCTTATCTCGTCATCCCCCCCCCTCCTTCAAACGCCCTCCTCCCCCCCCCGCCAACCCCTCGTCGGTcgatcttcctcatctcttctctcctccttccGCTCGCCGTCCTGTCTCGTCCCAGCAACGCCTAGGCTTTCTTTCGATCGAACCGGCCTAACAATATATAGCCATGGGTCAGACTCTATCGGAGCCCGTTGTCGAAAAGGTGCGTCTTGTGCCTTTGAATTTTATGTACTCGTCTCGATCATCTGCGCGGCTTTGTTCgggtttttttttgttttgcaTTCGGCCATTGGGATTTAGCACTCGGACCTGGCGCGAGAGGGGCAATCTTGCTCAGTCATGAGCCCCTCACCCAGCACTGGCGCTGGAGCCCACGCAATACCAATTTCACCAGCCGCGCCTAtatcctcagccttgtcgGGAATATGCACCGACCACCAGAGGCTTTGGGCTTGTAACTTGGCTCTTGCGATCATTATTTTCCACGCCCATGTCCACATACTGATATCCGCTTCCCCGATGTTTCCGCTGGCTGCTTTGTCGTCAGACCAAGTCCTGCTAACGCTTCTTTTCTATCCTACAGACTTCGGAGAAGGGTGAGGATGAGCGCCTCATCTACGGTGTTTCGGCCATGCAAGGCTGGCGCATTAGTATGGAGGATGCTCACACCGCAGTACTCGACCTCGACTCAGCCAAGTCTCACTCCAGCAAGCTGTCCTTCTTCGGTGTTTTCGACGGACACGGTGGTGACAAGGTGGCACTATTTACCGGCCAAAACATTCACAACATTATCTTCAAGCAGGAGACCTTCAAGTCTGGTGACTATGCTCAGGGTCTGAAGGACGGTTTCCTCGCGACCGATCGCGCTATTCTCAACGGTATGCCCCAGCTTTTGGCCTTTTCCGTTCTCCGCCATGCCCGATAATAGACAAATCGTTGCCTGGCTTCTTGAATATCAACTGCTAACGTGTCATGTTTCGCCAATATCAGACCCAAAGTACGAAGAAGAGGTTTCCGGTTGCACAGCCTGTGTCAGCTTGATCGCTGGCAACAAGCTCTATGTTGTCAGTTCGCCCCTCGCCATTGTTTCCCTCACTTTGGCTTTCACCTTCACATCCCGTTGGTGGATGACATACGTCAAGAAGCTGACCCGTAAATTCAGGCCAACGCTGGTGATTCGAGAGGTGTTCTTGGTATCAAGGGTCGTGCCAAGCCTTTATCTCAGGACCACAAGCCCCAACTCGAGAGTCAGTCACATCACTCACGCAACACGAGCGATAGTACTGACATCCACACTAGACGAAAAGAACCGAATCACAGCTGCCGGTGGCTTTGTCGACTTCGGCCGAGTGAACGGAAACCTCGCCCTCTCGCGTGCTATTGGTGATTTTGAATTCAAGAAGAGTGCTGAGTTGTCCCCCGAGAACCAAATTGTCACAGCCTACCCCGATGTTGAGCAACATGATCTtacagatgaggatgaattCCTGGTTATCGCTTGTGATGGTAAGCTACGTCGGCTCGAGTGATGAGGGAATAACAGTACTCACTAGCATAGGTATCTGGGATTGCCAATCCTCTCAAGCCGTGGTTGAGTTCGTCCGACGAGGCATCGCTGCCAAGCAGGAGCTCGACAAGATTTGTGAGAACATGATGGACAACTGTCTTGCCTCCAACTCCGAGACCGGTGGCGTTGGCTGCGACAATATGACCATGGTCATCATCGGCTTCCTCAACGGAAAAACCAAGGAAGAGTGGTACGAGGAGATCGCCCGCCGGGTCGCCAACGGAGATGGCCCATGTGCTCCTCCCGAGTACGGTAAGGATGATACCCGCTCTGCGAATTAAATTGGACGTCTGGACACAGACTGACGTGAAACCGGTAGCCGAATTCCGAGGACCTGGAGTCCACCACAACTTTGAGGATAGCGACAGTGGCTATGAGATGGATCCTGAAAACAAGGGACGAAGCTTTGGAGTTGGTGGGTACCGAGGCCGGATCATTTTCCTCGGCGATGGCACTGAGGTTCTCACGGATTCAGATGATACAGAAATGTTTGACAACGCCGACGAAGACAAAGACCTCGCCAGCCAGGTCACCAAAAACCCGTCATCCGCCGAGAAGGACACCGCTCCTGTAACTGCCCCTggcgccgccgccgccgccgatAACGCTTCCGCCGATACGAAACCCGCCGATGCAACCGTTACGAAGCCTACCGACAAGGACGCAGCGGAGGAagtgaagaaggaggccaGTGCCCAGGaaatcaagaaggaagaataGGTTGTAGTCTGAAATTACGGGGTAACGGGCTTGAACTCAACCTAGGTGTCGCTTCTCCCTTGCACCTCCGGTTATGTTTCTCGGATCCCAGCTTTCTGGGAAGTTTAAAGGGCAAGTGGTAGATGGTGGTCACGAGAGGGGGTTGTGATATTCTCATGTTAAGTCTTGCATCTCAACTTGTCGGTGTATTGGTGTCAAACCTGGATCTGGATCGTGCGCTCTTCATCGACTTGCCGAGGCGCATCACGAGAAGAGCGAGACTCGGAAAGGATATCATGTTCTGGGCTGAGGCGGATACaaggaaagagagaaagaaagaaagaagagcgaGAGAAACCTTTTTTTGATGTTTACGTACGCATGGGATTCCCATTTTCTTCACGTCGCCATGAGATCATCCGTCTCATTCCAAATTTCCGTTGCGAATGCCAGTCTCTCCCTTGGCAATGCTGGGATGATATGCTCGAGTATGGTTGGATTGCTTTTAGAGGGGTCAAGAGGCAGTATAGCATATACAGGACACTAACTGACGGTCCATTATTGTTTTTTTGAACGGTAGGCTCGATTTATTCAGACGTGAGTTGGGAAACATCAATCCATATTTCTCCAGGAGCTATCATTGCACTCTCACAGACTTGGCACTTATGTAATGTAGGTGAACATATGAACTGATCTCGAGGGCAAGACAGATCGTAATTTAGTGTGTGAAGTAAAGATTTGAGGTGTTCTGATAGCTTCGTTTTTCTTTATCGTTGTTCTGGTTTCCGTCTTGCCCGTCCTCTTGAAAAATGTGCTTTTGCTAGTGTACATGGTATGTCCGTGATTTTCTATCATAATATGAATCTTGAAAGTACAGGTAAAATGGGTAGGCATCCTAGAAGGAATTGTAATATACAGGCTGGAGTGATGCAAGGTGCTGAAAATACGATATTGTTAATATGGGGATTGTATGTGGCGCTTCTCACAGAAGTTCAGCAAGACTTAAATCTGGTCTCTTTTTCGAGCTtctttgatcttcttctcgacctcctTCAAAGCAAATTCAGAGGAAAGGGTGGAATTTGGCCTTTCAGGAGGACCATCTTGACCACCGCCAGGCGATTTTGGGTCCGTCTCGGGCCCTGCCGACAAAAGCTTTAgagtatcatcatcaacatcatcatcattatcagGCCAGCTGTCAggctcctcttcttcttgtagtATGCTCGGATGGTTTGCATCTGCCTGAGACTCATCCCAACCCTGAATCATATGCGCCGGGTCGAAACGGCCCTTAAGACGCACGTTGATTTTCCCAGGTTGACCGTCAGCTCTGCGAagcttgacgatgagatCTTGCACCTGAATGGGTTTACCGGCTTTGATCTGGGAGTGCATGGGCAGGTCATTGGAGCGATATGAAAGTCCGAGCGCATATTCGAGGGGTTTAAGAGGAGCATAGCTCGCCCACTTATCGAGGATGACACGCTCGACTCGGGACATGACAACCCAGAGGCGAGGAATCTTATTGGCCAAAAGATCAGGGATTGCCTGTCTGGGGAAGATGCCTGGCTGATGCTCAAACTTTTCCCAAAAGGGGTCTTTGTGCTTGCGAAGGAGGACCTGGCTCAGCAAGTCTCTCGATCCCTTCTTGAGCTGACGACGGAGAACGCCGTAGAAGTAGACAGTTCCGAGGGCATGCGGGGAGCGTGTTTTGACCGCAAGTGACAGGAGAGCACCATAAGTCTCCTGGTCAGGCTCGCAGCCGGCGACCTTGAAGAGTGACATAGCCCAGAGAGCAGTATCCCAATCTCTGGACTTGGCCGCGTAGCTgaggaagatgttgatggtcTTAAGCTCAACCCTGTGGCCTGACTCCGTATGAATCCTAACCAGTTCCTTGCAATCTTCGATTCGAGGATCTTCTGGGCGGTGGAAGCGAAGTAGTTCAGTGACAATACTGTTGAGGCCATCGATCGCTAGCCAGCCCTCACCATATCGTTCCTTCTGCTCGTCCAGGAAGCCTTGCAGAGGTATTCCAGCTTTGAAAGCAGCATATGCATCAAGAGAGGCCATTACATCGGCGATCCCGCGACGCGTGGCCTGATGATTGAACATGCCCAATTGGTACATGGCCACAATGACCTGCCTCCTTTCGTCCTCACCCCTGACCAGTCGAAGGAAAAGTAGCCATGTTCGAATGTTGGGGTGATGATAGCGCGCCTGCATCCTTCGGAGAAACCTATAAAAGAAGCCAATATCACGCTTGTGAGCGTAGCCTTCAAGCATGATGTTGTATATATCAGTGTCCATGGGAATGCCCAATTCCTCTCCCAATTGTATGAGATGGTTGGCAGAGGCACGATGTCCACCTCGGAAAGCCATCATGGAAATAGCCATTTTCAAGACAGGGATAGTAATAAATGGTTTTGCAGCAGGGTCATCAAAAGCATCAACAATGAGCTTGATCCTGATGCCATCCGTATCGATATATCTCCCATTCACTCGCCTCTGGCCGTAGAACCTGATTGCTAGATGAGGAGGCACCTTGCCGTAGCACAGCGTTGAGATATAGTGCTCAAAGTTGTCATGTGTCCATAAGGACGGTCGTGGGATCTGCTCGTATGGCACATGGAGAGAGTGAGGCTGGTACTCTTTGTGCACCCAGATATTGTCGTTATGGTCATCAGGGAGCGAGGCACCTCCGTTTGGCGCATTTTCAATAGTTGGCCACAGCTGCCTCGTCTTGTAATCCGATGCAGCCACTTCTCCCAGCTCATAGATTTCAGCGTCTTGGCAATGCCTCACAATCTCGTCGGCCACCTTGACCAATATCTTGCTCTTTCCACGAAGAACAATGGCAGAAGGATTACGATCCACGACTGCCCGCAGTTTCTGGAGCACGCCCGTCGCAGAGTCGACATATTCGAGATTCTGGTTATTGACTTCGATATCCCACGTTTTGGGTAGGACGATCCTTACAGCCGACATGTTGGCTCTCTCGCTCCATTGTGGTGTCATGCGCTTCATTAGCCCAAAACATTCTATCCATTGCGGAACGGTCTTGTCGAAGTGGCTCCAGACCACACCTAAGCCAGCCTGTCGTCGTGCGTCCCGCCTATGCTCCTGTTCGCTTGCCTTGTTCGCCTGTTCGTTTGGATATTGGTGTGCTTTTCCGATCACAGGTTTAAAGAGCTTCATGGCATCTTTGTCTTCAACCAGTCGAAGCGCATCGATCCTGAACGCATCTTTGAAGACTCGATTGCGGGACTCGTGAGCATCGTCCGTAACTAGGTTGGCAATAACCTGCTCGGGCTGCTGTTCGCTCACTTCGAGAGACTTTTCAGGAAGGGCTACAAGGGCTGCTTCCAGGGGTTCAGTTGAGTTTGTCCCATCAGAATATGGTGTCGATGACTCGAGCCGGATAGCGTAGGGATTGGATATCCTGGAGGGAAATGGGGCTCTTGATTTCGGAAAAGGTCCTGAGAAGGCAGAGCATCGCGACCGAGCCCGCCATATTGACTTGATCGCCAGGGACATTTGTTATAATTCACTCATCGTCGAAGGCGTCTTTGTTCGAGAGGCCAC contains these protein-coding regions:
- a CDS encoding probable protein phosphatase 2C, which translates into the protein MGQTLSEPVVEKTSEKGEDERLIYGVSAMQGWRISMEDAHTAVLDLDSAKSHSSKLSFFGVFDGHGGDKVALFTGQNIHNIIFKQETFKSGDYAQGLKDGFLATDRAILNDPKYEEEVSGCTACVSLIAGNKLYVANAGDSRGVLGIKGRAKPLSQDHKPQLENEKNRITAAGGFVDFGRVNGNLALSRAIGDFEFKKSAELSPENQIVTAYPDVEQHDLTDEDEFLVIACDGIWDCQSSQAVVEFVRRGIAAKQELDKICENMMDNCLASNSETGGVGCDNMTMVIIGFLNGKTKEEWYEEIARRVANGDGPCAPPEYAEFRGPGVHHNFEDSDSGYEMDPENKGRSFGVGGYRGRIIFLGDGTEVLTDSDDTEMFDNADEDKDLASQVTKNPSSAEKDTAPVTAPGAAAAADNASADTKPADATVTKPTDKDAAEEVKKEASAQEIKKEE